Proteins encoded within one genomic window of Jiangella mangrovi:
- a CDS encoding helix-turn-helix transcriptional regulator: protein MRETSARMLALLSLMQSRPAWTGAELAERLGVSQRTIRNDVDRLRELGYPVDAARGPAGHYRLGAGARLPPLLLDDEEAVAVAIGLRAGSGVAGIEESSARALAKLEQVLPHRLRRQVAAIHDAMSRGPENTGSNVEDPVVDAAVLTGLAAAIRDHEWVRFDYPGTEDGPPAVVEPYRLVSWQRHWYLVGRDPVSGEWHPYRVDWIELRMATGRRFAPVTLPGEDYTAFVLREVASAGWSVHARITVLAPAEEVLARINPTVGVVESVDESTCVLVTGADSLEIIAVYIGMLGLDFRVTEPPGLVEHLRVLGERYRKAIPGSIPG, encoded by the coding sequence ATGAGAGAAACCTCCGCTCGCATGCTCGCGCTGCTCTCGCTGATGCAGTCGCGACCCGCCTGGACCGGCGCTGAGCTGGCCGAACGCCTCGGCGTCAGCCAGCGCACCATCCGCAACGACGTCGACCGCCTCCGCGAGCTCGGCTATCCGGTCGACGCCGCCCGCGGACCCGCCGGGCACTACCGGCTCGGCGCCGGCGCCCGGCTGCCCCCGCTGCTGCTCGACGACGAGGAGGCGGTCGCCGTCGCCATCGGGCTGCGGGCCGGCAGCGGCGTCGCCGGCATCGAGGAGAGCAGCGCGCGGGCCCTGGCCAAGCTCGAGCAGGTGCTGCCGCACCGCCTGCGCCGGCAGGTCGCCGCCATCCACGACGCCATGTCGCGCGGCCCCGAGAACACCGGCAGCAACGTCGAGGACCCGGTCGTCGACGCCGCGGTGCTGACGGGGCTCGCGGCGGCCATCCGCGACCACGAGTGGGTCCGCTTCGACTACCCCGGAACCGAGGACGGGCCGCCGGCGGTCGTCGAGCCGTACCGGCTGGTGAGCTGGCAGCGGCACTGGTACCTCGTCGGCCGCGACCCGGTGTCGGGCGAGTGGCACCCGTACCGGGTCGACTGGATCGAGCTGCGGATGGCGACCGGACGGCGGTTCGCGCCGGTCACCCTGCCGGGCGAGGACTACACGGCGTTCGTGCTGCGCGAGGTCGCCTCCGCCGGCTGGTCGGTGCACGCCCGCATCACGGTGCTCGCGCCGGCCGAGGAGGTGCTGGCGCGCATCAACCCGACGGTCGGCGTGGTCGAGTCGGTCGACGAGTCCACCTGCGTGCTGGTCACCGGCGCCGACAGCCTCGAGATCATCGCCGTCTACATCGGCATGCTCGGCCTGGACTTCCGCGTCACCGAGCCGCCCGGGCTGGTGGAGCATCTGCGGGTCCTCGGCGAGCGCTATCGGAAGGCGATTCCCGGCTCGATTCCGGGATGA
- a CDS encoding epoxide hydrolase family protein, translating into MTNTTANLRPFRVEISQADIEDLQERLSRTRLPQPAPGDDWDYGTPNHYLRETVDHWRDGFDWRAQEARMNAFPHYLTEIDGQAIHFVHVPSAEPGATPLLLLHSYPGSFAEFLDMIGPLTDPVAHGGKAEDAFSVVVPSMPGFGFSTPVHDRGWTMARVARTYDTLMRSLGYESYGAHGSDGGAMVSRELGLLNPPGFLGLHVLQLFSFPSGDPAEFEKLTPADYAGLEHLKWFQAVGGYNAINGSRPQTVAVGVSDSPVGQLAWNELFNSFGNGTSLVTRDQILTQVSLYWFTNTSASAGRYHYEEAHSGAEPAVNHAPTGVAVFADDFRTIRAFADRDNDNIVHYNEFPEGGHYAMLERPDVLVGDLRTFFAGLKG; encoded by the coding sequence ATGACGAACACCACCGCGAACCTCCGTCCCTTCCGCGTCGAGATCAGCCAGGCCGACATCGAGGACCTCCAGGAGCGCCTGTCGCGCACCCGGCTGCCGCAGCCGGCGCCCGGCGACGACTGGGACTACGGCACGCCGAACCACTACCTGCGCGAGACGGTCGACCACTGGCGCGACGGGTTCGACTGGCGCGCGCAGGAGGCCCGGATGAACGCCTTCCCGCACTACCTCACCGAGATCGACGGCCAGGCGATCCACTTCGTCCACGTGCCGTCGGCCGAGCCCGGCGCCACGCCGCTGCTGCTCCTGCACTCCTACCCCGGCTCGTTCGCCGAGTTCCTCGACATGATCGGCCCGCTCACGGACCCCGTCGCCCACGGCGGCAAGGCCGAGGACGCGTTCTCCGTCGTCGTCCCGTCCATGCCCGGCTTCGGCTTCAGCACTCCGGTCCACGACCGCGGCTGGACGATGGCCCGGGTCGCCCGCACCTACGACACGCTGATGCGCAGCCTCGGGTACGAGTCCTACGGCGCGCACGGCAGTGACGGCGGCGCCATGGTCTCGCGCGAGCTCGGCCTGCTGAACCCGCCCGGATTCCTCGGGCTGCACGTCCTGCAGCTGTTCTCGTTCCCGTCGGGCGACCCGGCCGAGTTCGAGAAGCTCACGCCCGCCGACTACGCCGGGCTCGAGCACCTGAAGTGGTTCCAGGCCGTGGGCGGCTACAACGCGATCAACGGGTCGCGCCCCCAGACGGTGGCCGTCGGCGTGTCCGACTCCCCCGTCGGCCAGCTGGCCTGGAACGAGCTGTTCAACTCCTTCGGCAACGGGACCAGCCTCGTCACCCGCGACCAGATCCTGACCCAGGTGTCGCTGTACTGGTTCACCAACACCTCGGCGTCGGCAGGCCGGTACCACTACGAGGAGGCGCACTCCGGCGCCGAGCCGGCCGTGAACCACGCGCCGACCGGTGTCGCCGTCTTCGCCGACGACTTCCGCACCATCAGGGCGTTCGCCGACCGCGACAACGACAACATCGTCCACTACAACGAGTTCCCCGAGGGCGGGCACTACGCGATGCTCGAGCGGCCGGACGTGCTGGTCGGGGACCTGCGGACGTTCTTCGCCGGGTTGAAGGGCTGA
- a CDS encoding LysR family transcriptional regulator encodes MLDVPRLRLLRAVVATGSVRAGAEALGYTPSAVSQQLAALQRETGLRLFDRVGRGIEPTAAGRTLAAEAEPLFEAISRLEGLVGDLRAGRVGSLSIGYFASAGAAWLPPVIAALHAQFPELRLDLRMTEVKVPDSYEPDVDIFVQRPEWTPPPGAEVHHLVDDPYLAVVRTDDPLARRGEVALAELAGRRWIDNDLNDGACRRVLLQACAEAGFSPEFAVETHDYHTAIPFVATGIGLTVVPELGIRDLPPGVMTVRIVGPAPVRRIFVAVRKSAAQHPAALRAVDLLREVVDGARRG; translated from the coding sequence ATGCTCGACGTGCCGCGCCTCCGCCTGCTCCGCGCCGTCGTCGCCACCGGCTCCGTCCGGGCCGGCGCCGAGGCGCTCGGCTACACGCCGTCCGCCGTCAGCCAGCAGCTGGCCGCGCTGCAGCGCGAGACCGGCTTACGGCTGTTCGACCGCGTCGGCCGGGGTATCGAGCCGACCGCCGCCGGCCGCACGCTGGCGGCCGAGGCCGAGCCGTTGTTCGAGGCGATCAGTCGCCTCGAGGGCCTGGTCGGCGACCTGCGGGCGGGCCGGGTCGGCAGCCTGTCCATCGGCTACTTCGCCTCCGCGGGCGCCGCCTGGCTGCCGCCCGTCATCGCGGCGCTGCACGCGCAGTTCCCGGAGCTGCGGCTCGACCTGCGCATGACGGAGGTCAAGGTCCCGGACAGCTACGAGCCCGACGTCGACATCTTCGTGCAGCGCCCCGAGTGGACGCCGCCGCCGGGGGCCGAGGTGCACCACCTCGTCGACGACCCGTACCTCGCCGTCGTCCGCACCGACGACCCGCTCGCCCGACGAGGTGAGGTGGCGCTCGCCGAGCTGGCCGGGCGGCGCTGGATCGACAACGACCTCAACGACGGCGCGTGCCGGCGGGTGCTGCTGCAGGCCTGCGCCGAGGCCGGCTTCTCGCCGGAGTTCGCCGTCGAGACGCACGACTACCACACGGCCATCCCGTTCGTCGCGACCGGCATCGGGCTCACCGTCGTCCCCGAGCTGGGCATCCGCGACCTCCCGCCGGGGGTCATGACGGTGCGCATCGTCGGCCCCGCGCCCGTGCGGCGCATCTTCGTCGCCGTCCGCAAGTCCGCCGCGCAGCACCCGGCAGCACTGCGCGCCGTCGACCTCCTCCGTGAGGTGGTCGACGGCGCGCGGCGCGGCTGA
- a CDS encoding EamA family transporter — protein sequence MTQTLPASPPPPSSRIAAPRLTESRKAAVAAGITVLLWASAFVAIRDVGHTLSAAPLALIRLAVASVALTVIVVARRGRRVIPVPLSRRTYGLIAACGVLWLAGYTVALNAGEQHVDAGTAALLVNVAPLLIAFGAGLFLGEGFPRALIAGSLVALGGVAVISLGSTGDRDWVGVALCLVAALLYTAGVLIQKVVLRVADGLTTTWLACLVGTAVLLPWTPQLVSELSTASVGAILAAVYLGLFPTAIGFSTWAYALQRMDAGRLSASTYVVPTVSVLMSWALLSEVPTVFGLIGGAISLVGVAISRRRSRR from the coding sequence GTGACGCAGACCCTCCCGGCCTCGCCGCCGCCCCCGTCGTCCCGCATCGCCGCTCCTCGCCTCACCGAGAGCCGCAAGGCCGCCGTCGCCGCCGGCATCACCGTCCTCCTCTGGGCCTCGGCGTTCGTCGCCATCCGCGACGTCGGGCACACGCTCTCTGCCGCCCCGCTCGCGCTGATCCGCCTCGCGGTCGCGTCCGTGGCGCTGACGGTGATCGTGGTCGCCCGGCGGGGGCGGCGGGTCATTCCGGTGCCGCTGTCGCGGCGGACGTACGGGCTGATCGCGGCCTGCGGGGTGCTCTGGCTGGCCGGCTACACCGTCGCGCTGAACGCCGGCGAACAGCACGTCGACGCCGGGACCGCGGCGCTGCTGGTCAACGTCGCGCCGCTGCTCATCGCGTTCGGGGCGGGCCTGTTCCTCGGCGAGGGCTTCCCGCGGGCGCTGATCGCCGGCTCGCTGGTGGCGCTGGGTGGGGTCGCGGTCATCTCGCTCGGCTCCACCGGCGACCGCGACTGGGTCGGGGTCGCGTTGTGCCTGGTGGCGGCCCTGCTCTACACGGCCGGCGTGCTGATCCAGAAGGTCGTGCTGCGCGTGGCGGACGGCCTGACCACGACCTGGCTGGCCTGCCTGGTCGGCACCGCGGTGCTGCTGCCGTGGACGCCGCAGCTGGTGTCGGAGCTGTCGACCGCTTCAGTCGGGGCGATCCTGGCGGCGGTGTACCTCGGCCTGTTCCCGACGGCGATCGGCTTCAGCACGTGGGCCTACGCACTGCAGCGCATGGACGCCGGCCGGCTGAGCGCCTCGACGTACGTGGTCCCGACGGTGTCGGTCCTGATGTCGTGGGCGCTGCTCAGCGAGGTCCCGACGGTGTTCGGCCTCATCGGCGGCGCCATCAGCCTCGTCGGTGTCGCGATCTCCCGCCGCCGCTCGCGGAGATGA
- a CDS encoding SDR family NAD(P)-dependent oxidoreductase: protein MQLDLSGKTALVTGSTQGIGWAIAAGLARSGARVGVNGRSADTVADAVERLRTEVDEADLVAVPADVATDDGAAAVLDVLPDVDILVNNLGIFGATPALEITDAEWRRYFEVNVLAAVRLTRAYLPAMRTRGWGRVQYIASDSAVVIPEEMIHYGMTKTALLAVSRGFAKEAAGSGVTVNSVIAGPTHTGGVEDFVYQLVDQSLPWDEAQREFMRLHRPQSLLQRLIEPEEIANLVVYLASAQASATTGAAVRVDGGYVDSILP, encoded by the coding sequence ATGCAGCTGGATCTCAGCGGGAAGACCGCCCTCGTCACCGGATCGACACAAGGCATCGGGTGGGCCATCGCGGCCGGGCTCGCGCGGTCGGGCGCGCGGGTGGGCGTCAACGGGCGCAGCGCGGACACCGTCGCCGACGCCGTCGAACGGCTCCGCACCGAGGTCGACGAGGCCGACCTCGTCGCCGTCCCCGCCGATGTCGCCACCGACGACGGCGCCGCCGCGGTCCTCGACGTGCTGCCGGACGTCGACATCCTGGTCAACAATCTCGGCATCTTCGGCGCGACGCCGGCGCTGGAGATCACCGACGCGGAATGGCGGCGCTACTTCGAGGTCAACGTACTGGCGGCCGTGCGGCTGACCCGTGCGTACCTGCCGGCCATGCGCACCCGCGGCTGGGGTCGCGTCCAGTACATCGCCAGCGACTCCGCCGTCGTCATCCCCGAAGAGATGATCCACTACGGCATGACGAAGACGGCGCTGCTGGCGGTGTCGCGCGGCTTCGCCAAGGAGGCGGCCGGCAGCGGCGTCACCGTCAACAGCGTCATCGCCGGCCCGACCCACACCGGCGGCGTCGAGGACTTCGTCTACCAGCTGGTCGACCAGAGCCTTCCGTGGGACGAGGCGCAGCGCGAGTTCATGCGCCTGCACCGCCCCCAGTCGCTGCTGCAGCGGCTGATCGAGCCCGAAGAGATCGCCAACCTCGTCGTCTACCTCGCCTCGGCGCAGGCATCGGCGACGACGGGCGCCGCTGTCCGGGTCGACGGCGGCTACGTCGACTCGATCCTCCCCTAG
- a CDS encoding erythromycin esterase family protein: MSIDYAPPKRRARSLVEEMDFRAIAWAESWGSGVVLDRYVRGDGTSARTAVGQARAELRTQAMLDLVRWMREFNRGRPDWDQVRFLGADVLELRSLQYDELERFAAEVAPARLPRVRELLATLAMRGTPSEHRVWYRSFLTEEERRPLVAAARELDALVRDIAGSRAARRGRPAVAPADAVLHAFALLGFHEAGSAAGGEDVRARFAAGLLAQWEDWTGQRVARAPSPAV; this comes from the coding sequence ATGAGCATCGACTACGCCCCGCCGAAGCGCCGGGCCCGCTCCCTCGTCGAGGAGATGGACTTCCGCGCCATCGCCTGGGCGGAGAGCTGGGGGAGCGGCGTCGTCCTCGACCGCTATGTGCGCGGCGACGGGACCAGCGCCCGGACCGCCGTCGGCCAGGCGCGGGCCGAGCTGCGCACCCAGGCGATGCTCGACCTCGTCCGGTGGATGCGCGAGTTCAACCGCGGCCGGCCGGACTGGGACCAGGTGCGGTTCCTGGGCGCCGACGTGCTCGAGCTGCGGTCGCTGCAGTACGACGAGCTGGAGCGGTTCGCCGCCGAGGTCGCGCCGGCGCGGCTGCCGCGGGTGCGCGAGCTACTGGCGACGCTGGCGATGCGCGGCACGCCGTCGGAGCACCGGGTCTGGTACCGGTCCTTCCTCACCGAGGAGGAGCGGCGGCCTCTCGTCGCCGCCGCCCGCGAGCTGGACGCGCTGGTCCGCGACATCGCCGGGTCGCGTGCGGCCCGTCGCGGCCGGCCCGCCGTCGCCCCCGCCGACGCCGTCCTGCACGCGTTCGCGCTGCTCGGTTTCCACGAGGCCGGCTCCGCGGCCGGCGGCGAGGACGTGCGCGCCCGGTTCGCCGCCGGCCTCCTGGCCCAGTGGGAGGACTGGACCGGGCAACGGGTCGCTCGTGCGCCCTCGCCGGCGGTCTAG
- a CDS encoding SRPBCC family protein: MDLTVTRTYAAPPERVWAALTESELVMRWWGPDGFSSPRARMDVRPGGASLVTMRSPDGFELHNTWTYTVVDPPHRLEYVLRFSDDGGRTLAPSSLGLPADIPEAGVPHEVTLTPSGHGTELTVTERGYGSADTVALSRLGLEQTLEKLAAVL; encoded by the coding sequence ATGGACCTCACCGTGACCCGCACCTACGCCGCCCCGCCCGAGCGGGTGTGGGCGGCGTTGACGGAGTCCGAGCTGGTCATGCGCTGGTGGGGGCCCGACGGCTTCAGCTCGCCCCGCGCCCGCATGGACGTCCGCCCCGGCGGCGCGTCGCTGGTGACCATGCGCTCGCCCGACGGTTTCGAGCTGCACAACACCTGGACCTACACCGTCGTCGACCCGCCGCACCGGCTCGAGTACGTCCTGCGCTTCAGCGACGACGGCGGCCGCACGCTGGCGCCGTCGTCGCTCGGACTGCCCGCCGACATCCCCGAGGCCGGGGTCCCGCACGAGGTGACGCTGACGCCGTCGGGCCACGGGACGGAGCTGACGGTCACCGAGCGCGGGTACGGGTCCGCGGACACCGTGGCGCTGTCGCGGCTCGGGCTGGAGCAGACGCTGGAGAAGCTCGCCGCCGTCTTGTGA
- a CDS encoding SRPBCC domain-containing protein, which produces MPTTEVLFEPGRQDIVVTREYAAPPDVVFAAMTDPALIPRWWGSRRFETTVEQMDVRRGGLWRFVARHREPPSTPSSPYAFWGVYHDVVPGALVVSTLQFEMGGPGHLQLVTDTFEPAGDGGTLYTNVSLFQSAEDRDGWIPTGMESGIRDSHDLLDELIGVTR; this is translated from the coding sequence ATGCCCACGACTGAGGTGCTCTTCGAGCCGGGACGGCAGGACATCGTCGTCACCCGCGAGTACGCCGCTCCACCCGACGTGGTGTTCGCGGCCATGACGGACCCCGCGCTGATCCCGCGGTGGTGGGGCTCACGCCGCTTCGAGACGACGGTGGAGCAGATGGACGTCCGCCGTGGCGGGCTCTGGCGCTTCGTCGCCCGACACCGCGAGCCGCCGTCGACGCCGTCGTCGCCGTACGCTTTCTGGGGCGTCTACCACGATGTCGTCCCGGGCGCGCTGGTCGTGTCGACGCTGCAGTTCGAGATGGGTGGGCCGGGACACCTGCAGCTGGTCACCGACACGTTCGAGCCGGCCGGCGACGGCGGCACCCTCTACACCAACGTCTCGCTCTTCCAGTCCGCCGAGGACCGCGACGGCTGGATCCCCACCGGCATGGAGTCCGGCATCCGCGACTCCCACGACCTGCTCGACGAGCTGATCGGGGTGACGCGCTGA
- a CDS encoding metalloregulator ArsR/SmtB family transcription factor: protein MDDGLSLVFGALADPTRRAILARLAEGPAPVTELGRPFDMSAQAISKHLKVLERAGLISRSRQGQWRPCRLEVAPLERATGWIEQYRAVWEDSLGRLEQEIVRIQGRQDHAHD from the coding sequence GTGGACGACGGCTTGAGCCTGGTGTTCGGCGCGCTCGCCGACCCGACCCGCCGCGCCATCCTCGCCCGGCTAGCCGAGGGCCCGGCGCCCGTCACCGAGCTGGGCCGGCCCTTCGACATGAGCGCTCAGGCGATCTCGAAGCACCTCAAGGTGCTCGAGCGCGCCGGGCTGATCAGCCGCAGCCGGCAGGGCCAGTGGCGCCCGTGCCGGCTCGAGGTCGCGCCGCTCGAGCGCGCGACCGGCTGGATCGAGCAGTACCGCGCGGTCTGGGAGGACTCCCTGGGCCGCCTCGAGCAGGAGATCGTCCGGATCCAGGGGAGGCAGGACCATGCCCACGACTGA
- a CDS encoding diacylglycerol kinase family protein yields MRAVTRLLVIANALAGSAREEAVEQALDVLRSGSDDVEVAELDPETIPDVLKTHPDHRPVVMGGDGSVHLLVATAQTLGLLDGPAFEFGLVPLGTGNDLARTLGLPLDPARAASVVLNGRPRDLDVLVDDAGGVVVNAVHLGVGAEAGRRALPLKPRLGKLAYPVGSAVAGASAGWKLRVTVDGAVLAGGDRRSLMVALGNGVTIGGGAPVAPSASPDDGHVDVVVSFSTGWQARLAFAVALVRGRHPERHDVLSARGHAVTVSGGPVPLNADGELSELAGTRTWTVLPHALRIAVPD; encoded by the coding sequence ATGCGGGCTGTGACGAGGCTGCTGGTCATCGCCAACGCCCTTGCCGGCAGCGCGCGCGAAGAGGCGGTCGAGCAGGCGCTCGACGTGCTGCGCTCCGGTTCCGACGACGTCGAGGTCGCCGAGCTCGACCCCGAGACCATCCCCGACGTGCTGAAGACGCACCCCGACCACCGTCCCGTCGTCATGGGCGGCGACGGGTCCGTGCACCTGCTGGTCGCGACGGCGCAGACCCTCGGCCTGCTCGACGGCCCGGCGTTCGAGTTCGGGCTGGTCCCGCTCGGCACCGGCAACGACCTTGCCCGCACGCTCGGCCTGCCGCTCGACCCGGCCCGTGCCGCCTCGGTGGTGCTGAACGGACGGCCGCGCGACCTCGACGTCCTGGTCGACGACGCCGGCGGGGTCGTCGTCAACGCCGTCCACCTCGGGGTCGGCGCCGAGGCCGGCCGGCGCGCCCTGCCGCTGAAGCCGCGGCTGGGCAAGCTCGCCTACCCGGTGGGCAGCGCGGTCGCCGGCGCCTCCGCGGGCTGGAAGCTGCGCGTCACCGTCGACGGCGCCGTGCTGGCCGGCGGCGACCGGCGCTCGCTCATGGTCGCGCTGGGCAACGGCGTGACCATCGGCGGCGGCGCGCCCGTCGCCCCTTCCGCCAGCCCCGACGACGGCCATGTCGACGTCGTCGTCTCCTTCTCGACCGGCTGGCAGGCGCGCCTCGCCTTCGCTGTCGCGCTCGTCCGCGGCCGGCACCCCGAACGCCACGACGTGCTCTCGGCGCGCGGCCATGCGGTGACGGTGTCCGGCGGCCCGGTCCCCCTCAACGCCGACGGCGAGCTCTCCGAACTCGCCGGGACGCGGACGTGGACGGTGCTCCCCCACGCCCTGCGCATCGCCGTCCCCGACTGA
- a CDS encoding alkaline phosphatase D family protein, with amino-acid sequence MPDTLVLGPLLRHVDRTSALVWVETARPATVRVLDATAETFTVHGHHYALVAIEGLEPATSTPYTVEIDGEQVWPEPDGPFPQPVIRTRGDGRVRLTFGSCRMSVPHDDRHDRIYGTDALRALALRLAAADESERPDGLMLLGDQVYADETSEAMHEFIAERRDPAVAPGWEVADFEEYAHLYLLAWSDPAVRWLLSTVPAAMIFDDHDIRDDWNTSQAWRSQMSGEPWWRKRITGGIAAYWIYQHVGNLSPSERASDPVLKAVLAAAGSGSGGGDAGEVLDEFAWQADQEPASYRWSFTRDIGPARLVMIDSRCGRVLDPERRTIVDDDEWDWIVEQVRDTEHVEHLFLGTSLPYLLPRGVHDLEAWNEATAAGAWGRRFAGTAEKLRQAVDLEHWAAFGRSFDAMARLVTDVATGPDGRRPQTISFLSGDVHHSYAARVRYPGQTSRTSRVHQLVCSPVRNPLSRTMRYVQGAAAFGVARVIGSGLARLARIPRPAIDWRIAAGPRFDNALATLELTDGAARVRWETGRVDGDTATMSEVLSADL; translated from the coding sequence GTGCCGGACACCCTCGTCCTGGGACCACTGCTGCGACACGTCGACCGCACGTCGGCCCTGGTCTGGGTCGAGACGGCCCGCCCGGCCACCGTCCGCGTGCTCGACGCCACCGCCGAGACGTTCACCGTCCACGGCCACCACTACGCGCTGGTCGCGATCGAAGGACTGGAGCCCGCCACCTCGACCCCGTACACGGTCGAGATCGACGGCGAGCAGGTGTGGCCGGAGCCGGACGGGCCGTTCCCGCAGCCGGTGATCCGCACCCGCGGCGACGGCCGGGTGCGGCTGACGTTCGGGTCGTGCCGCATGAGCGTGCCGCACGACGACCGGCACGACCGCATCTACGGCACCGACGCGCTGCGCGCCCTGGCGCTGCGGCTGGCCGCGGCGGACGAGTCCGAGCGGCCCGACGGGCTGATGCTGCTGGGCGACCAGGTGTACGCCGACGAGACGTCGGAGGCGATGCACGAGTTCATCGCTGAGCGACGCGACCCGGCCGTGGCGCCCGGGTGGGAGGTCGCGGACTTCGAGGAGTACGCGCACCTCTACCTGCTGGCGTGGAGCGATCCGGCCGTGCGCTGGCTGCTGTCCACCGTCCCGGCCGCCATGATCTTCGACGACCACGACATCCGCGACGACTGGAATACCTCGCAGGCGTGGCGGTCGCAGATGTCGGGGGAGCCGTGGTGGCGCAAGCGGATCACCGGCGGCATCGCGGCGTACTGGATCTACCAGCACGTCGGCAACCTGTCGCCGTCGGAGCGCGCGTCGGACCCGGTGCTGAAGGCGGTGCTCGCTGCCGCCGGGTCCGGGTCCGGCGGCGGCGACGCCGGCGAGGTGCTCGACGAGTTCGCCTGGCAGGCCGACCAGGAGCCGGCGTCCTACCGGTGGAGCTTCACCCGCGACATCGGCCCGGCCCGGCTGGTGATGATCGACTCGCGCTGCGGTCGCGTACTCGACCCGGAACGGCGGACCATCGTCGACGACGACGAGTGGGACTGGATCGTCGAGCAGGTCCGCGACACCGAGCACGTCGAGCACCTGTTCCTCGGCACGTCGCTGCCGTACCTGCTGCCGCGCGGCGTGCACGACCTCGAGGCCTGGAACGAGGCGACGGCGGCCGGTGCGTGGGGGCGGCGGTTCGCGGGGACGGCGGAGAAGCTGCGCCAGGCCGTCGACCTCGAGCACTGGGCCGCCTTCGGGCGGTCCTTCGACGCGATGGCCCGGCTGGTCACCGACGTCGCGACCGGCCCCGACGGGCGGCGGCCGCAGACCATCAGCTTCCTCTCCGGCGACGTGCACCACTCCTACGCGGCGCGCGTGCGATACCCGGGCCAGACGTCGCGGACCAGCCGCGTGCACCAGCTGGTCTGCTCGCCCGTGCGCAACCCGCTGAGCCGGACGATGCGCTACGTCCAGGGCGCCGCCGCCTTCGGGGTCGCCCGGGTGATCGGCTCCGGCCTGGCCCGGCTCGCGCGCATCCCCAGGCCGGCGATCGACTGGCGGATCGCCGCCGGCCCGCGGTTCGACAACGCGCTGGCCACCCTGGAACTGACCGACGGTGCCGCCCGGGTCCGCTGGGAGACCGGCCGGGTCGACGGCGACACCGCGACCATGTCCGAGGTCCTGTCCGCCGACCTGTAA
- a CDS encoding DUF4232 domain-containing protein, producing MQSVSSASGRTLIAVVLTLVLAACGSRTASTEDDQKGWPAQDVIAADARALPGVDDVTVKYLDPDGEEHAELPDTLAERDGWTLRLDVVHGAEYGAGWAVEAIDDLREGLLDGRPEPTAPRLEVWLHPVTPTASEISVRAYPMDDDGAQLRAAFVLAATPGVVQAVFDGETADVRVADASDLAKVADVAAVQDTGVDVVRVLDDDDAALAIADVPPRPPYVPSPDRPANWPADPSAPDCDPADLRLEITGGDAAAGSRYLFLGATNTGAAPCALQGRPALTFRTLAEEPLAVAVTPSTLTPDVPRLVVPPGARAAAMVDWNAMPTAGNPDLTYEVVLAPWDGAPATELPLTSGIIEGRGPQTYLDIVDGGEVASTAWQPDGTQF from the coding sequence GTGCAGTCCGTTTCGTCCGCGTCTGGTCGTACCCTCATCGCCGTCGTCCTCACCCTCGTCCTCGCCGCCTGCGGTTCCCGGACCGCGTCGACGGAGGACGACCAGAAGGGCTGGCCCGCCCAGGACGTGATCGCCGCCGACGCCCGCGCGCTCCCGGGCGTCGACGACGTCACTGTCAAGTATCTGGACCCGGACGGCGAAGAGCACGCCGAACTGCCGGACACGCTCGCCGAGCGAGACGGCTGGACGCTCCGCCTCGACGTCGTGCACGGCGCCGAGTACGGCGCGGGCTGGGCCGTCGAGGCGATCGACGACCTGCGCGAGGGCCTCCTCGACGGCCGGCCGGAGCCGACGGCGCCGCGGCTGGAGGTCTGGCTGCACCCGGTCACGCCGACGGCGTCGGAGATCAGCGTCCGTGCCTACCCGATGGACGACGACGGCGCCCAGCTCCGTGCCGCGTTCGTCCTCGCCGCGACGCCGGGGGTCGTGCAGGCGGTGTTCGACGGCGAGACGGCGGACGTGCGGGTGGCCGACGCGTCGGACCTCGCGAAGGTCGCCGACGTCGCGGCCGTCCAGGACACGGGCGTCGACGTCGTCCGGGTCCTCGACGACGACGACGCGGCGCTCGCCATCGCCGACGTGCCGCCCCGGCCGCCGTACGTCCCGAGCCCGGACCGGCCCGCGAACTGGCCCGCGGACCCGTCGGCGCCGGACTGCGACCCCGCCGACCTGCGGCTCGAGATCACCGGTGGCGACGCCGCGGCGGGCTCGCGGTACCTCTTCCTCGGCGCGACGAACACCGGCGCCGCCCCGTGCGCGTTGCAGGGCCGCCCGGCGCTGACCTTCCGCACGCTCGCCGAGGAGCCGCTGGCGGTCGCCGTCACGCCGTCGACGCTGACACCGGACGTGCCGCGGCTGGTCGTCCCGCCGGGCGCCCGGGCCGCGGCCATGGTCGACTGGAACGCGATGCCCACCGCCGGCAACCCCGACCTCACCTACGAGGTCGTCCTGGCCCCCTGGGACGGCGCGCCGGCCACCGAGCTGCCGCTGACGTCGGGGATCATCG